The Lactuca sativa cultivar Salinas chromosome 2, Lsat_Salinas_v11, whole genome shotgun sequence genome includes the window cCTATAATGAATTGATGCTAAACAATAAAACGTTCTAGTTTTCACCCAAGTATTACCGAAACCACTTTAGTGGAAGGTACCAAGAAATCTCTTTTCAATTTTTGTGCAATCTTAATGAAATGTCTGACACCAAGGCATTTCTACCCATAAGATCCAGTtcattttgtttttgagatttccacAAAAATCACCAAGTCACTTAAAATTGATCAAACCTACTTGTTttatagactacaccggtctcacaagtacttcattcaactttcggtcttatatcaagttCCGTAGTTTGAATGAACCGAAATCCACCCTAATAGCCATACAATTAAAAGATgtctttcaatgtttcttaataaACATTTGGTTGTAtttcaatgggaaaccacacagacacttctaagtctctcttgactttgaaggaagagattcgtgcccgggatccatagtTTCGTGTCTCAATTGACATCACTTAAATCCCACATattatttgctttatttctttttttgcACACTCTTACACGAAGATCTTTATGATCTTCCACAAGTATTGATCGTGGTGCTAATTGCTATTTCTCAGATACAACATTCGGTTCAATATGTTGTAATGGTACATTATGTTGGGAGCGAAAGGCAATTTCATATAAAGTGAAAGGATGACTCGACATTTCAACAGGAATATTGATCGTTTCAAAATAAAGAGAAgctgaaaggataagattttAAAGGCACGTGAATTTGAATCGTTTCCTTTCTCATGCCGCCCGACACGCTTGACACACTTTTCAGGGTAACAGTTGTCAAATCGCGCTTTTTCAAGCGTTACGTCAGAGGATTGTACAATCATCActccagatttttctctctcatggTAATCGTATAAAGGGATTTCTTAACTTCCTTTTACGTTCTTACCACTCATAAATCCTCTCAATCATTATACAATGAATTCACTCTACTTGTCATCTTTCTCATCAAGGCTCATCAATGGCGGATTCCTCTTGTGTTCATGAGCACAGTGCCCAATCATCTCTTCTCCCCATTAAACCAAATCAAAACCTCATCATTGATCTCTCACCTTTCCAATATGATCCCTACATGCCGCAAGTGGTTGAATGCCTCAAATATTCACCCCTTGTAGTTGCCTTAACTAAGGTGGAGTACGTTCCCATGTCGCTACTTTCTCAAGTTTACTCTACTGTTGTGTACGATAAGGTCATGGAAAGAATTTTCTTTGAGATATTCAATCAAAAAGCATCGATTTCAAAATCTAGGTTTTGCTTGTTGTTGAGGATTGCTATCAACGACTCCATGATCAACCCTGATTCCATCACCACCACTCAACTTTTCACAATGTTCTATGATATGGGGTACACTGAGATTCTCACCACtattacaaagttcaagaaatcatgccttcctcctcagtggaatggtctTTTTACCATCCTCTTCAAGGTTTTATCAGAGAGGGTTTCAGGTTCTGATGGAGCGAGAAAGGCGTTCATGACCCTTCTTTATGGTTTGTACCATAGGATCAACATGGACTTTGGGTCTGTTTTATGGTCTCAACTGGTTCAGAGTCTTAGTTCTACTTCTCGATACTCTGAAATCCCTTGTGCTAGGTTTTGTGTAACATCTCGAAATTCAGGTATATCTATTTAACCCTTCATCctttccaagttgtcaagtttatCCCCTAAAGGGAAACTTATGGTCattgagtacgctgcgcgtactcatgcgcttacattggacgcggactcgcctaggtacgctgggcgtacccagggttactgATCGAGGTCTTTGTCTCAACCACAAATAAACCAACTAACCTAGGTAGATAGGGTAAGTCGGGTCGAATCCACAAGGAGTTCATGGTCAAACTATGTGTCAAAATAGTCAATGGAAAATATATTACTTGTAATTATCACGCAGATGTTTAAACAAAGATTAACCAAAAATACTTGGAACTTTATTAATTAAAACGGAACTTTAAATGAGAAAACTAAGGTACCCCCGGTTCAGTTGTCAGATAGACAGATTCACACACTTTCTTCCCTAAAATCCTAGTTCAATTACTTAAATGCAGTTGGGGTTTATTAACTTGTAACACATAGTTTTGGGCACACGATATGTTCATTCAACTAGTTCTCTTACTCCCTATGCCTAAATGGATTAAGAACAATTAGTGAACTAGCAATAAAGTGTCTTACAACTACCTATTACTGTATTAACATTCAATATCATAAGTTGGAATAATATATGTTGATTCAGTCACTTGTCTTTATTCCTGAACTAAATGAACTTGGAACAAATGATGAATTGGCAATAGACTATCTTAATTATGACATCAAACAAATTCAGACAACCCAATTTCAATTATCATTACCAAAGATCATCACATGAAGCATAAAACAATAATTGAAATTAACTAGAATCCAGTAATAATCAAGTGTGTTCATCAAAAAGTCCTAAACATCCTCGAAAGTAACCCTAAAGATTTAGCCTTCCATTGAGTTCATAAAAACACTAACTTggatgaaataaataaaatacataataGAATTCATAATCGAACTTAGAATCATCAAACAAATATAACCTAATGATTATCAAAGTATGAAACAAATAAACATTGGGAGGAAGTAATTGTTTCTGAAAATTACTAGAATTGATAAGAATCACCGGTTGAATGATCTTCAATTGCTGCTTGACGATGAATTGAACTGAATCTTGCCTTGAATCCGGATTGAAATGGAATGGACTTGTGTTTCCAAATGTTTCCAAGGGTTTTTGAAGCCTTAAAAATGCAGGAAAAACTCCAAAAATCGAAGGTGGTAACCCGTTCCAACACGGGACGTCCCTAAAACGCCATGACGTCCTAGGGGACGTCTTAAACGCCATGTAAGACGCCGACAGGGGTTCTTCCTTCTTTTCTGATCTGAAATAATGACCAAATGTTGACCGTTTGATTTGGACGTCCTAGGGGATGCCTTAGATGCCTGGAGGCGTCCTTCATCTTCTGTGCAAGTTTTGGTGGTCAAAACGACATAACTAGCAGAAACACAAAACATGAAAGTTGTATCAAATCTTGTCTAGTTTCCAGAACTTCTTTACTAATGTAAATCGGAGCTCCAAAACTTGAGATATGACGAAAACATTGAAGCATGGTCAATTTTCCCAGCAACGTTTCTTCATTCCTTTTAGCAATCTGTTTTACTTGCAGGTTTTGCCCACTTTTAGTACAATATATTGACCTGCATATGAAGTTCAACAACTCATCAAAGTAGTGCCATTCTTGGACAATTATACATCAATTCAACAAATTTATGACAATTTAGTACATTCATAAAATGGACTTatcagttacgctgggcgtagcgggcccagatgcaaaccctaattgtggcttgtgcactataaaaggaatgataagGCCTTTACCCCACCCACCATActtcagtgagtgaaaccctaagagagcaaaaACCCGTtataagcttgtgtgtgtgttcttaagcTTGAAAGTGCCATTTAAAGGtggtgaaggagaagaggaggccattatAGGAGcaagaagttggtggacaagagtagatccacgttctacagtggttggagcttcttttagaggtaaaaagctcaaagctttccttgtcatttttgatttgtgcttcatggaccaatttttagggtttttggtcccaaggtggagactttatgagcaaatggtctccataaacTTAGATCCGCCATATTTCAGAGTAATATGAGTTGTAGGtttataaaaatccaatcttggacgtgaatattaagtcatgcatgagatattgGCTTAATGAGGAAAGAGGAAATGTGTTTAAagtgattggtgacctttacagccatgcaaatgcttaaaggtttcaactttatggattaagtgaccTTAGAGAAGTTAGATCCGAAGTTTGAGTATatgtcttaaccatttaagaccaaaaatccataaatgcatgaaactgagacttacgctgggcataaatctcaatacgcgcagcgtaaggggttgagaccccgaTTATGGATCGCCGACGTACGCCTCGCATACAGAGATGGTACGCACCGTGTACTGCCCtatgttgactttcgttgacttttagggttttggtcaacatttggacttttaGGTCAAGTAGGGGTAAAATGGGTATTTACCCTCctgtgggattgtagaaagggatttaatctagcctttgagagccattatttatttgaggatattgtgtatgtgattaggcgggggctagatcagTATATTCGTGTGTGAGATTActcgagttacccgaggtgagtcttctcactatactttacctagagtagtaattagagttatgtgacagagtatcttgtatgctttttgtatgatgtgatttctatgtgatttgtgatatgtatgattcagagtttacaaagttaggaccagagggtccacagagttatgggactggagggtcccactgagacacactgaccagagtgtcatacagagttatagcctcaagtggctaatatgtgttgtatgtggtattttggggaactcactaaacatttatgcttatagtagtatgtgttatgtgttttaggtactagcaaggatagcgggaaggcgccgacatgatccgtacacaccgGCAGAGGatttattttatgatcttgggatatgtttttatcatgatgacaattgttgaacatgagatttgagaatattGAATGGGTTTTATATTGTTgcaaaatgaaaattgttttaaatttttacgtcGTTACATTTTGGACTCTTGTTACTCAATGGGCTATGGAGAagtttcaggttccaacaatggCAGACTTGTTGTTGTCGTCTATTGCTACTTTTCACATGACGAAGATAATAGTTTCTGATCCATCGAAGTTTATGTTCATTGGTTCGGGTCCGGAATCCATGTACATATGTGTTTCTAGTGAAATCAAATTGATGAATGAGTACAAGAGGCTACCTCCTACCGGACCAAGGCAACTTACACCCGAAATGCAAAGCTCGCTGGATGCAGCAAATAAACCAGCCAAACTAGGAAATAAGTTTGAAAGAAAAGGGGAAAAGGAAGGTCAATCATCGAAAGTTTCTACACccaagaagcgaaagtctgaACAAGTCGCTCCTTTGGCTCCAAAGAAATGCAAGACCAAGAAGAAGGCACACAAGTCGAAGGCTCCTTCTTCAAATGATTCTGACTACGTTCCATCTGACCAACAACCCGAACCTAAGTCTAGTGATGAAGAAGTTTCTCAACACGAGAGTCCGCTTCGAGGTAATTTGCATCCACCCTCACCTGCTCATGAAGGTAACCGAAGCTCACCTCATCCTTCTACTATACAATCCGTTCCGATAACAATTGCTCCATGCCCTCCTCCCATCTCATCTTCAACTAAAACTTCCATTCCAATTTCCACCCCTTTATTCACCGAACTAACAACAACCACTGCTACAACCGAACCTCAAGTTCGtgtcaacatatctgatacgggggcacctacttCAGGAACCGAACCCCCAATTACCTCAAAACCTCAATCCCCACCTCCATCACCCCAATCCGACATTGTTCTTGGTGGAGCAGAAATGGAGTTTGATTCTGTTTATTTTAGCCCATATCgagttcaaagtgatgatgatgatgacgcccCTGTCACGAAGAGGTATTTAAAGGATCTAAATGATAAGCTTGACCAATTgctttcttcttcctcttctactCCAAGTGAGGCATATTCTGAAGTTGCAATCAAGGCTCTGTTGGCAACCTTTGTCATGGCGCATGATTCTTCCATCACTAATGCTGTCAACGTTGTCGAGGCTTCCACTTCCTCATGCCAGAAAGCTTCAATTGCAGTTGAAGCATCCACCAACGACTGCAAGCAAGCgactgaaaaagtcgaaaaactaattTCTGATGCAACATTTTTCTTGATTCTCTTCATGCTGCAACTCAGAAGAATTCTCAAATGGTGAATGCTTCTGCTGATAATCTTACCAGTTCGCTTCAAGCTGAAAAGAAGCACTTTGAGGAGGCACGCCAATCCATCAAGAGTGACTACACTCAACTTCAATCTTATGTCCATACACGTCTTGATGAACTCCAGGCCGATCTAGCCATGGAAAACAAGTTCATGGATGAACTGGCTCTCGAAACCACCAAAGTCAAGACTCAAGCTTTGAAGCACACTCAGGCGCTAAAAAAGAATGATGAACTTAGGTCAGAGCGAGCTGTCATCAAAATCAGTGTTGGGGATGTGCATTCTATTCTTTTAAATCTTCTGGAAGCCCATTACTCGGTCCTCACTATCTCAGTTCGACACTACTTGGCTGAGAAGTTGCGTCCTGCTCTTGACATTCTAAGCCGGATTGAAGGTGTTCCAGAGACCGTTGTCCATCCGAAATAAGGGAGAGAAGATGTTAGTAAAGGTCCACCACAACAACCTCCAAAAAGCAAACCTATTTCCCAACTAAAAGTCACTGCTAAACctaagggtaatgaagcttcgggcaGTATGAAGGATAAACGAAAGAAGAAAATTAGTGATGATGACGAGGTAGAAATCGAAGATGTGGTTGAAACCGAAGGTAAAGCTACCAAATTCGTAGACCTCAAAATAAAACGAAATGAATTAGAGCTTGAGGAAAAGTTTCGTAAAGCAAAGGAAGAAGCTGAAAGGGAGAGAAAACGAAAAGAAGTTAACGACGCCATGAAACGAAGAAAATCTATGTTCCCTCTGTGGACGATGGAAAAACTTCTGAAGGAGGTAATCGAATCTCCAAGCACACATTGGCTCGACCGATTCTCTCATTTGATCTTGAGAATTCCAAGGATGCTCAATTCGATATGCCAatcacccgaaaggcgtttatctttcatTTTTTTGAGTCAACACTTGCTATCCCCTCTCCTGACCCAAAGGTTGATCGAAACTTGATTGAGTACTATTTTTCTTTCTCTCAACTGCAATACCTGACATGGACTAAATAAAAGATCACTATAGTCAAGGTGTTGAAACCTACTTCGGCAAGGAAGTTTATCAATATCAAATTCAAAGTGACTCAAGGCTCAGACAGTTCGGTTCATGTGATCTCCCTTGCTGATTTGCCAAAtttgaatcctcatgactggattctCCTGAACAATATCTTGTTGACAAATCAACAAGAGTATGAGCCTATCATCAATCACATCAAGCGAATGCTGGTGTGCTATATTCTTGAAGTTACGAAAATGGATCAGGTGATCGCCTCTGCCTTAAGGAGGAAGCCAAATATCA containing:
- the LOC111917487 gene encoding uncharacterized protein LOC111917487, whose product is MEKFQVPTMADLLLSSIATFHMTKIIVSDPSKFMFIGSGPESMYICVSSEIKLMNEYKRLPPTGPRQLTPEMQSSLDAANKPAKLGNKFERKGEKEGQSSKVSTPKKRKSEQVAPLAPKKCKTKKKAHKSKAPSSNDSDYVPSDQQPEPKSSDEEVSQHESPLRGNLHPPSPAHEGNRSSPHPSTIQSVPITIAPCPPPISSSTKTSIPISTPLFTELTTTTATTEPQVRVNISDTGAPTSGTEPPITSKPQSPPPSPQSDIVLGGAEMEFDSVYFSPYRVQSDDDDDAPVTKRYLKDLNDKLDQLLSSSSSTPSEAYSEVAIKALLATFVMAHDSSITNAVNVVEASTSSCQKASIAVEASTNDCKQATEKKNSQMVNASADNLTSSLQAEKKHFEEARQSIKSDYTQLQSYVHTRLDELQADLAMENKFMDELALETTKVKTQALKHTQALKKNDELRSERAVIKISVGDVHSILLNLLEAHYSVLTISVRHYLAEKLRPALDILSRIEGVPETVVHPK